GTCGGCGGTGCTTCTGATCCTGCCGCTGATTACCTTCATGCTCGCCGGACGCCATGTCGCGCACAGCTACGCCTGTCTCAGCATCGCTACCTACATAAGGTCCGAGCTGAGCCCTCGCGTCGAGGGCGGCCTGGGTTGGGAAGAATGGCTACGATCGCACCGGGCCATTCCGCGGCGACATCATCCTTTCAACCCGTTGTTCATCTCGTTTCCTGGCATCAGCATCCTGGCGACCTTGGGTTCGCTGCCACACCTGGCCAGCCTGACACCATCGCTCGCTTCGTCCCTCTACTGGCTGGGCTGGCTGGCCGGTGCCGCACTCACGGTGTTGTCGGCGCGCCTCGTGCAGAAGGTTCGCCATGACTCGTTCCTCTGGCTCGGCCCCACTCCATGATCTTCAATCGTTTCGGGTACGGGCGCCGTCAAGCGGTGAGGTCGGTGCTCGTGCTCTGCTGGCGCCAGGAGTCGAGTTCGGCCCGCTGGGCGTCGAGCACGCCGCTGAAGGCGGTGACCGCGTCGGTGCCGAGCAGCAGAAGTGCGGGCGGCCGGTCGGAGTTGACGGCGGAGATGAGCACGCGGGCGGCCCTGGCGGGGTCGCCCGGTTGGGTGCCGTGCACGGTGTCGACCTCCTTGCGGCGCTTGCCCGCGGTGCCGGCGTAGTCGGCGATCACGGTTGCCGACTGGGTCAACGACCGACCGGAGAAGTCCGTGCGGAACGCGCCCGGCTCGACCGCCATCGCGGTGATCCCGAGCGGCTCGAGTTCTTTGCGCAGCGACCCGGTCATCCCTTCCAGCGCGGACTTGGCGGCCGCGTAGTAGCCGGAGCCCGGTGGGCACATGCGGGCGCCGATCGACGAGACGTTGACGATCGCTCCACCGCGCCGGGCGCGCATGCCCGGCAGCACGGCCTTGATCAGCGCGACCGGGCCGAAGAAGTTTGTCGCGAACAACCGCTGCACGTCCGCGTCGTCGCCTTCCTCGACCGCTGCCCGATAGCCGTACCCGGCGTTGTTGACGAGCACGTCGACGCCGCCGAACCGGGCCTCGGACCGGCGTACCACGTCGGTGATCTGCTCCTGGTCGGTCACGTCCAGGGCCAGCGCCAGTGCGGTGTTCGGGTATTTGCCGGCCAGGTCCTCGACCGACGCGGCGCTGCGGGCGGTGATGACCGCCTGGTCGCCGGCGTCGAGGACGGCTTCGGCCAGCGCCCGGCCCAGTCCGGTGGAGCATCCGGTGATCAACCAGGTGGACATTTAGGTCTCCTTCGACGATGTGGTGCGGCGTGCGCCTTTCTATTCAAGCGTCGCCCGCGGGATCACCCAAAACGCCACCGCCGGCTACCTAGTCTGGACATGGAGGTCTCAGCATGACGACGATTGGAATGATCGGCGCCGGACAGATCGGCAGCCAGATCGCCCGCGGAGCCGTGCGGCGCGGCTATGACGTCGTGATCAGCAACTCGCGTGGCCCGGAAACGCTCACCGAGCTGGTTAACGAGCTCGGCCCGTCCGCCCGGGCGGCCACCGCACCTGAAGCGGCAGCGGCAGCGGACTTCGCCGTGGTCGCCGTGCCGCTCAAGAACTACGAACAGGTGCCTGCCGAACAGCTCGCCGGCAAGTTCGTCGTTGACACGAACAACTACGACGCCGACCGCGATGGCCACATCGACGCGATCGACCACGGCACCGCGACGGTTTCCGGCCTGCTCCAAGAGCACCTGCCCGAGAGCAAGGTCGTCAAGGCGTTCAATCTCATCCTGGCACCGGACATCACGACCGATGGCACGCCCAAGGGCACACCCAACCGGCGGGCACTCGCGACGGCCAGCGACTACCCCGAGGCCATCGCGTTCATTACCGCGTTCTACGACGAGTTCGGTTACGACACGGTGAGCTCCGGCGGCCTCGACACGAGCTGGCGCTTCGACCGCGACGGCGATCCCGCCTACACCGTGGCGCACCAGACCGCCGACCAACTCGCCGCCAACCTGGCCCGCGCCGAGCGCACCTGATCCAATTTGGACCACCGACCGGATCGGCAGCGACGGGCGATCGGCGCGAGGCGCCCGGGGTGGTGGCTGGCCGGGATGGGCCAGCACACCAACCGCCAGTCAGTCGGCGATCGTCACGCGAAGCCCGGCGCGCCGACCGCCTGCTCCTTCGGGCTGGCGCCGAAACGGTTCGCTCCGGGCTTGCTGTCCGAGACCATGAACACCAGCAGGACGATGGCACCCACGAGCGGCACCAGCCCGATCAGCACCCACCAACCCGTGCGGTCGGTGTCGTGCAGGCGGCGCACCGCGACCGCCAGCCCCGGAAGGAACAGCGCCAGGCCGACGATGATGCCGAAGATGCCCGTGGATGCGGTGCTGGTGTCGAACAGGACGCTGTCGAGGATCCTGGCTACGACGTTGAGGAGGATGGCAAAGAGCGCGAACCACCAGTACTCGGACCGGCGAGCGCGCCCGGAGAATCCAACGTATTGGGAAAAGACAGACTTGAGCGACTCAGTGAAGGACATAACCGTCTCCGGTGTCAAAGGGATGGGTCTGCAAGATCGGTGTGCGAACGGATCGCACCAGATCGACGACTCCGGATCAATGGCCAATTAGCCAGAACAGGTGAGTACGCTCGGCTGATCATCCGAGTTGGACGATGACGAAATAACGACGGCTTTCGACTAGGAGCCGGGAGGGTTCACCGCGCGACGGTTGAGTAGCCACCACGCGGTCACCAGATCTTCAGTGCGCTTGAGGTCGAGCTTCGTGAGCTCCTCGAACCGACGGACGCGGTATCGCACGGTGTTCTGGTGGACCGCCAGCCGGCCGGCAGTCTCGCGTACCCGCTGATCGCATTCGAGGTAGACCCGAGCGGTCTGTTCGATGTCGTGGTTGGCGCGGCCTTGACCGTCGAGTGCTCGCATATGTCGTGCGGACAGGCGGTCAGCGGTCCGTGGGGCCGACAGGACAAGGGGTCGGGGTCCGAGGTCAGCCAGTCGCACGATGCCCGTCAGCGCGAAGCATTCCGCTGTCTCCAACGCCAGCACTGCCTCGGCGAACCCGCTGTGCAGGTCGTTCAATGCGACGGGCAGGCCGACGGCGACGAGGTGTCCGGCGATGCGCTCCGGCGAGCTCGGCGCGATGAAGCCCAGGCTGGCGCCGACTTCGGCGAAGAGCAGCCGGTCGGCGGGCATGTGCAGGGCGGAGGCGATGGCGCGACGGACCGCGTCGGCGGCAACCGGCGACGCGGCACGCGCGGCGAGAGGAACGTGTAGTGACCGCGGGTCAAGTCCGAACAGGTGGGCGTCGCGGTTGATCTGTTCCGCGGGGATCGTTCCGCCGAGGACGCCGCTGGCGAAGGTGGACCGGCGTTCGGCGTCGAACTGCGCCCGCTCGAGCGCGAGGTCGTGTTGGACGCGGGCGAACATCGACGCGGCCTCGTTGGAGAACTCCCAGGTGCTGTCGTGGATCGCGAGCAGAAGCTCAGGCGGCAGACCGACGTCGACGCCCACTTCGTCGAGCAGGGCGAGCATTTCGCGGGAGCCCATCTGGTAGCCGACGGCCAGCACCTCGGGTGGGATCCCGCGGCCCGCGCGCTCCACGGCGAACGTGTTGAGCAGGCC
This genomic interval from Asanoa ferruginea contains the following:
- a CDS encoding oxidoreductase; protein product: MSTWLITGCSTGLGRALAEAVLDAGDQAVITARSAASVEDLAGKYPNTALALALDVTDQEQITDVVRRSEARFGGVDVLVNNAGYGYRAAVEEGDDADVQRLFATNFFGPVALIKAVLPGMRARRGGAIVNVSSIGARMCPPGSGYYAAAKSALEGMTGSLRKELEPLGITAMAVEPGAFRTDFSGRSLTQSATVIADYAGTAGKRRKEVDTVHGTQPGDPARAARVLISAVNSDRPPALLLLGTDAVTAFSGVLDAQRAELDSWRQQSTSTDLTA
- a CDS encoding NADPH-dependent F420 reductase, with the translated sequence MTTIGMIGAGQIGSQIARGAVRRGYDVVISNSRGPETLTELVNELGPSARAATAPEAAAAADFAVVAVPLKNYEQVPAEQLAGKFVVDTNNYDADRDGHIDAIDHGTATVSGLLQEHLPESKVVKAFNLILAPDITTDGTPKGTPNRRALATASDYPEAIAFITAFYDEFGYDTVSSGGLDTSWRFDRDGDPAYTVAHQTADQLAANLARAERT
- a CDS encoding DUF805 domain-containing protein; the protein is MSFTESLKSVFSQYVGFSGRARRSEYWWFALFAILLNVVARILDSVLFDTSTASTGIFGIIVGLALFLPGLAVAVRRLHDTDRTGWWVLIGLVPLVGAIVLLVFMVSDSKPGANRFGASPKEQAVGAPGFA
- a CDS encoding PucR family transcriptional regulator, with the protein product MTSAIPTAWPPRRRMPDLATLDEPTRHLVTTAVERLRAKQDAFGARFLALARAHLPGYDVLTDEEIRASAQQFMDTLVAELSALRVPDGALRGLLNTFAVERAGRGIPPEVLAVGYQMGSREMLALLDEVGVDVGLPPELLLAIHDSTWEFSNEAASMFARVQHDLALERAQFDAERRSTFASGVLGGTIPAEQINRDAHLFGLDPRSLHVPLAARAASPVAADAVRRAIASALHMPADRLLFAEVGASLGFIAPSSPERIAGHLVAVGLPVALNDLHSGFAEAVLALETAECFALTGIVRLADLGPRPLVLSAPRTADRLSARHMRALDGQGRANHDIEQTARVYLECDQRVRETAGRLAVHQNTVRYRVRRFEELTKLDLKRTEDLVTAWWLLNRRAVNPPGS